A stretch of Pseudomonas oryzicola DNA encodes these proteins:
- a CDS encoding OprD family porin, whose amino-acid sequence MLKTRISLVALAMIAATQAQANDQADSKGFIEDSHANVLLRNAYINRDKKHGTDDQIEWGQGVIANFSSGFTQGTVGVGVDAFGLYAVRLDGGKGHNGGAGVDFFKPSDFKDENGNANSPHNLARGGAAVKFRISNTVLKYGDQMPALPVLQYDDARLLPESFTGTLITSKEIQGLELNAGRFTQEARKSAERRDGGGLKSINVLGGSYKFTDNFTASLYTADNEDVMKKHYLGLNYVFPIANDQSLTLDFNGYKSDIDNKFVKSAELNGDSNTIWSLAATYAYGAHSFTIAHQRSTGSTGYNYGWYQNAGGVGDGGSTIYLANSYWSDFNAEDERSWQLGYGLDFGAYGIPGLTYKLAYVVGDNINTRNVANPQGFGEGKEREIFNQIRYVVQDGPAKDLSIKLRSSFVRTNNAVQQNGYNDDGNEVRVFVEYPISIF is encoded by the coding sequence ATGTTGAAAACCAGGATCAGCCTGGTCGCCCTGGCGATGATCGCCGCGACCCAGGCCCAGGCCAATGACCAGGCCGACAGCAAAGGCTTTATCGAGGACAGCCACGCCAACGTCCTGCTGCGCAACGCCTACATCAATCGTGACAAGAAGCACGGCACCGACGACCAGATCGAATGGGGCCAGGGCGTCATCGCCAACTTCTCCTCCGGCTTCACCCAGGGCACCGTCGGTGTCGGCGTCGATGCATTCGGCCTGTACGCCGTGCGTCTGGACGGCGGCAAGGGCCACAACGGTGGCGCTGGTGTCGACTTCTTCAAGCCATCGGACTTCAAGGACGAGAACGGCAACGCCAACTCGCCGCACAACCTGGCCCGTGGTGGCGCTGCAGTGAAGTTCCGTATCTCCAACACCGTGCTCAAGTACGGTGACCAGATGCCGGCACTGCCAGTGCTGCAGTACGACGACGCCCGCCTGCTGCCAGAAAGCTTCACCGGTACCCTGATCACCTCCAAGGAAATCCAGGGCCTGGAACTGAACGCCGGCCGCTTCACCCAGGAAGCGCGCAAGAGCGCCGAGCGCCGTGACGGTGGTGGCCTGAAGTCGATCAACGTGCTCGGTGGCAGCTACAAGTTCACCGACAACTTCACCGCTTCGCTGTACACCGCCGACAACGAAGACGTGATGAAGAAGCACTACCTGGGCCTGAACTACGTCTTCCCGATCGCCAACGACCAGTCCCTGACCCTGGACTTCAACGGCTACAAGTCGGACATCGACAACAAGTTCGTCAAGAGCGCCGAACTCAACGGCGACTCCAACACCATCTGGAGCCTGGCCGCCACCTACGCCTACGGTGCGCACTCGTTCACCATCGCCCACCAGCGCAGCACCGGCAGCACCGGCTACAACTACGGCTGGTACCAGAATGCCGGCGGCGTGGGTGACGGTGGTTCGACCATCTACCTGGCCAACTCGTACTGGTCCGACTTCAACGCCGAAGACGAGCGTTCCTGGCAGCTGGGCTACGGCCTGGACTTCGGTGCCTACGGCATTCCGGGCCTGACCTACAAGCTGGCCTACGTGGTGGGTGACAACATCAATACCCGCAACGTCGCCAACCCGCAGGGCTTCGGCGAAGGTAAAGAGCGCGAGATCTTCAACCAGATCCGTTACGTGGTGCAGGACGGCCCGGCCAAGGACCTGTCGATCAAGCTGCGTAGCTCGTTCGTGCGTACCAACAACGCCGTGCAGCAGAACGGTTACAACGACGACGGCAACGAAGTCCGCGTATTCGTCGAGTACCCGATCAGCATCTTCTGA
- a CDS encoding FMN-binding glutamate synthase family protein, which yields MKHSLPSRYACLAFCLLFTLASLPLLHTHTWLWPITLITTLLSLVGLNDLRQSHHAVRRNYPILGNIRYLIETIRPEIRQYLIEGDDDKLPFSRAQRSLVYARAKNESAEKAFGTLNDAYKPGFEFISHSMLPVNTPDPASFRIAIGGPQCRLPYSASIFNISAMSFGALSANAIAALNRGARMGRFAHDTGEGSISPYHREHGGDLIWEIGSGYFGCRTEDGRFDPQRFAEQARSPQVKMIEVKLSQGAKPGHGGILPGHKVSREIAQTRGVREGEDCISPAAHSAFRTPVELLQFIASLRELSGGKPVGFKFCLGHPWEFMGIAKAMLATGITPDFIVVDGKEGGTGAAPREFSDNMGVPMREGLMFVHNTLVGLNLRSSIRIGAAGKIVSAFDIASVLAIGADWVNSARGFMFAIGCIQSQSCHTNKCPTGVATQDPLRQRALVVPDKAERVASFHRNTLHALAEMLAAAGLEHPSQLKPKHLARRISSSEIGLFSDLHTFLKPGELLSGSIESEFYARMWRMARSDSFAPETGEGEVRVAAVRRREVEPA from the coding sequence ATGAAACATTCCCTACCCAGCCGCTACGCCTGCCTCGCATTCTGCCTACTGTTCACCCTCGCCAGCCTGCCGTTGCTACACACGCACACCTGGCTATGGCCCATCACGCTGATCACCACCTTGCTAAGCCTGGTCGGCCTCAATGACCTGCGCCAAAGCCACCATGCCGTGCGCCGCAACTACCCGATCCTGGGCAACATCCGCTACCTGATCGAAACCATCCGCCCGGAAATCCGCCAGTACCTGATCGAGGGCGACGACGACAAGCTGCCGTTTTCCCGCGCTCAGCGCTCGCTGGTCTACGCCCGGGCCAAGAACGAAAGCGCCGAGAAGGCCTTTGGCACGCTCAACGACGCCTACAAGCCCGGCTTCGAGTTCATCAGCCATTCCATGTTGCCGGTAAACACGCCGGACCCTGCCTCGTTTCGCATCGCCATCGGCGGGCCGCAGTGTCGCCTGCCCTACTCGGCGTCGATCTTCAACATTTCCGCGATGAGCTTCGGCGCGCTCAGCGCCAACGCCATCGCGGCGCTCAACCGTGGTGCACGCATGGGCCGTTTTGCCCATGACACGGGCGAAGGCAGTATCAGCCCGTACCACCGTGAACATGGCGGTGACCTGATCTGGGAAATCGGCAGTGGCTACTTCGGCTGCCGCACCGAGGACGGTCGCTTCGACCCGCAGCGCTTCGCCGAGCAGGCCCGCTCGCCGCAGGTGAAGATGATCGAGGTCAAGCTCAGCCAGGGCGCCAAGCCGGGCCACGGCGGCATCCTGCCGGGGCACAAGGTCAGCCGCGAAATCGCCCAGACCCGGGGCGTACGCGAGGGTGAAGACTGCATTTCGCCAGCGGCGCACAGTGCCTTCCGCACGCCGGTCGAGTTGCTGCAGTTCATTGCCAGCCTGCGCGAGCTGTCGGGCGGCAAGCCGGTGGGCTTCAAGTTCTGCCTGGGCCACCCGTGGGAATTCATGGGCATCGCCAAGGCAATGCTGGCCACCGGCATTACCCCGGACTTCATCGTCGTCGACGGCAAGGAAGGCGGTACCGGCGCGGCGCCACGCGAGTTCAGCGACAACATGGGCGTACCGATGCGCGAGGGCCTGATGTTCGTGCACAACACCCTGGTCGGCCTGAACCTGCGCTCCAGCATTCGCATTGGCGCAGCGGGCAAGATCGTCAGCGCCTTCGACATCGCCAGTGTGCTGGCTATCGGCGCTGACTGGGTCAACTCCGCGCGCGGCTTCATGTTCGCCATCGGCTGCATCCAGTCGCAGAGCTGCCACACCAACAAGTGCCCGACCGGGGTGGCCACGCAAGACCCACTGCGCCAGCGCGCCCTGGTGGTGCCGGACAAGGCTGAACGGGTTGCCAGCTTCCATCGCAATACGCTGCATGCGTTGGCAGAGATGCTGGCCGCTGCGGGGCTGGAGCACCCTTCGCAGCTCAAACCCAAGCACCTGGCGCGGCGTATCAGCTCAAGCGAAATCGGCTTGTTTTCGGACCTGCACACGTTTCTCAAGCCGGGCGAATTGCTCAGTGGCTCGATTGAAAGCGAGTTTTATGCGCGGATGTGGCGGATGGCGCGTAGCGACAGTTTTGCGCCAGAGACGGGTGAGGGGGAGGTGAGGGTTGCAGCGGTGCGGCGCAGGGAGGTGGAGCCGGCGTAA
- a CDS encoding DUF3079 domain-containing protein, with the protein MAKKFPTNPSHPERICWGCDLYCPAKALACGNGASRTMHPAELFGEDWDSFDNQLEKPIDREHGTAPKP; encoded by the coding sequence ATGGCCAAGAAATTCCCCACCAACCCCAGCCACCCCGAACGCATCTGCTGGGGCTGCGACCTCTACTGCCCAGCCAAGGCACTCGCATGCGGCAACGGCGCGAGCCGGACCATGCATCCAGCAGAACTGTTCGGCGAAGACTGGGACAGTTTCGATAACCAACTGGAAAAACCGATCGACCGCGAGCATGGAACAGCCCCCAAGCCCTGA
- a CDS encoding Abi family protein translates to MRPFDKPALTVEEQLDLLKRRGLTVANDERATRFLEVVTLFRLSPYMRPFQEPGADHRFKEGSSLREIVEIYRFDAKLRHQVMAAIEKVEVAMRACLSNHMSPNYGADWFCDKDNFLRDFRHAELLRPLHDKIRNEKEKLEREANRINAGPQTNDQKRARIESRMRDNYFRFYGHTYSAPDLPPSWAITEELSLGTISTLYGSLARAPDKKAIAKRFGVAHEVLASWLHTLTFIRNCCAHHARLWNRELGVRPKLPNSWAIPMVPGGRPRPKDRVYIVLTVLAYLTDIVSPDSRWKAGLITVLETCREDALQQMGFPDDWRNQPNWLTE, encoded by the coding sequence ATGAGGCCATTTGATAAACCGGCCCTCACAGTAGAAGAGCAACTGGATCTGCTTAAGCGCCGCGGCCTCACCGTCGCCAACGACGAGCGCGCCACTCGATTCCTTGAGGTCGTAACACTCTTTCGGCTCAGCCCTTACATGCGCCCTTTCCAAGAGCCTGGCGCCGACCATAGGTTCAAGGAAGGCAGCTCCCTGCGAGAGATCGTTGAGATTTACCGCTTCGATGCCAAGCTGCGCCATCAGGTAATGGCCGCCATCGAAAAGGTAGAGGTCGCTATGCGCGCCTGCCTAAGTAATCACATGTCTCCGAACTATGGCGCCGACTGGTTCTGTGATAAGGACAACTTTCTACGCGACTTTCGCCATGCAGAGCTACTTCGGCCGCTCCATGACAAAATCCGGAACGAGAAAGAAAAGCTCGAGAGGGAGGCCAATCGCATCAACGCCGGCCCCCAAACGAATGATCAAAAGCGCGCACGAATCGAAAGCCGCATGCGCGACAACTATTTTCGATTCTACGGTCACACCTACAGCGCCCCGGATCTGCCTCCGTCTTGGGCGATAACTGAAGAACTCAGTTTGGGCACCATTTCGACCCTGTATGGTTCGCTGGCACGCGCCCCCGATAAGAAAGCCATTGCGAAAAGATTCGGCGTCGCGCACGAAGTACTGGCCTCATGGCTCCATACGCTCACGTTCATCAGAAACTGCTGTGCACATCACGCGCGGCTCTGGAATCGGGAGTTAGGCGTTCGACCCAAGCTTCCTAACAGCTGGGCCATACCGATGGTTCCGGGGGGCCGCCCTCGCCCAAAGGATCGGGTTTACATCGTACTGACGGTATTGGCCTATCTGACGGATATAGTGAGCCCCGATAGCAGATGGAAAGCAGGCCTCATTACTGTCCTGGAGACCTGCAGAGAGGATGCGTTGCAACAGATGGGCTTCCCTGACGATTGGCGTAATCAACCTAACTGGCTGACAGAGTAG
- a CDS encoding DUF3077 domain-containing protein codes for MKKNIIEPITTAGLETFLAAGNPSLNLLRVQPGVPADAVYEHVSILMGYIKHLVREGDMEDDHKFLGAADYLCDMAKALMNDIEIAKNKTH; via the coding sequence ATGAAGAAAAACATCATCGAGCCCATCACCACCGCAGGCCTGGAAACCTTCCTCGCAGCCGGTAACCCGTCCCTCAACCTGCTACGCGTCCAGCCCGGCGTCCCGGCCGATGCTGTCTACGAGCACGTCTCGATTCTGATGGGCTACATCAAGCACCTGGTGCGCGAGGGGGATATGGAGGATGACCACAAATTCCTCGGCGCGGCTGATTACTTGTGCGACATGGCCAAGGCGCTGATGAACGATATCGAGATTGCCAAAAACAAGACGCATTGA
- a CDS encoding methyltransferase, which translates to MPSHLHSHHLSTRFQALDQFLIEHQQLWKPRPFTTLQLEWETAHPELAAHLRQCSLADAETESVTEDLPAPFPQLARQAQQLATLGNLPATDLPAAAHRLDVAVPGRKWQQIEAFASHLSFRAQPRHWLDWCAGKGHLGRRLLQPGQQLTCLEYDADLVAAGQALSAHHHLPALHLHQDVMADDSARHLADDKTVVALHACGDLHVRLMQLASQQGCRQLAVAPCCYNRIATQQYQPLSTAAQASSLQLSLDDLGLPLSETVTAGARVRRQRDTSMARRLGFDLLQRRQRQSAEYLPTPSLPVAWLEKPFEQYCRDLAELKQLQLTGNPDWAALEAAGWQRLAEVRNLERVRNLFRRPLELWLVLDRALFLEERGYNVQLGLFCDYPLTPRNLLILAERDRQPQHNLWITLCTSF; encoded by the coding sequence ATGCCCAGCCACCTCCACAGCCATCACCTAAGCACCCGCTTCCAGGCCCTTGACCAATTCCTGATCGAGCACCAGCAGCTGTGGAAACCCCGCCCCTTCACTACCCTGCAACTGGAGTGGGAAACCGCGCATCCAGAACTTGCCGCACACCTGCGCCAATGCTCCCTGGCAGACGCAGAGACCGAAAGCGTCACCGAGGACTTGCCCGCCCCATTCCCACAACTGGCCCGGCAAGCCCAACAGCTCGCTACCCTTGGCAACCTCCCGGCCACCGACCTGCCCGCTGCCGCCCACCGCCTCGACGTTGCCGTCCCCGGTCGCAAATGGCAGCAGATCGAAGCCTTCGCCAGCCACCTGAGCTTCCGCGCGCAGCCCCGTCACTGGCTGGACTGGTGCGCCGGCAAAGGCCACCTCGGCCGCCGCCTGCTGCAACCCGGCCAGCAGCTGACCTGCCTGGAATACGACGCCGATCTGGTCGCCGCCGGCCAGGCCCTGAGCGCGCACCATCACCTGCCGGCGCTGCACCTGCACCAGGATGTGATGGCCGACGACAGCGCCCGCCACCTGGCAGACGACAAAACCGTGGTCGCCCTGCACGCCTGTGGCGACTTGCATGTACGCCTGATGCAGCTGGCCAGCCAGCAAGGCTGCCGCCAACTGGCCGTCGCCCCTTGCTGCTACAACCGCATTGCAACGCAGCAGTACCAGCCATTATCCACAGCCGCGCAAGCGTCCAGCCTGCAGCTGTCGCTGGATGACCTGGGCCTGCCGCTGAGCGAAACCGTCACTGCCGGCGCCCGCGTGCGGCGCCAGCGCGACACCTCGATGGCCCGGCGCCTGGGCTTCGACCTGCTGCAACGCCGGCAGCGCCAGAGCGCCGAATACCTGCCGACGCCTTCGCTGCCCGTGGCCTGGCTGGAAAAACCCTTCGAGCAATACTGCCGCGACCTGGCCGAGCTCAAGCAACTGCAACTGACCGGCAACCCGGACTGGGCGGCCTTGGAAGCAGCCGGCTGGCAACGCCTGGCCGAGGTCCGTAACTTGGAGCGCGTGCGCAACCTGTTCCGTCGGCCGCTGGAGCTGTGGCTGGTACTGGATCGCGCCCTGTTTCTGGAAGAACGCGGCTATAACGTGCAACTGGGCCTGTTCTGTGACTATCCACTGACCCCACGCAACCTGCTGATCCTCGCGGAACGCGACCGTCAGCCGCAGCACAACCTGTGGATAACTCTGTGTACAAGCTTTTGA
- a CDS encoding ABC transporter permease, translated as MNWEVIIKWLPRLAQGATLTLELVAIAVVAGLILAIPLGIARSSRHWYVRAVPFSYIFFFRGTPLLVQLFLVYYGLAQFDVVRSSSLWPYLRDPFWCTVLTMTLHTAAYIAEILRGALQSIPKGEIEAARALGMSRGKTLFYIMLPRAARIGLPAYSNEVILMLKASALASTVTLLELTGMARTIIARTYLPVEIFFAAGVFYLVISFVLVQGFKLLERWLRVDACQGR; from the coding sequence ATGAACTGGGAAGTGATCATCAAATGGCTGCCACGCCTGGCCCAGGGTGCCACCCTGACCCTGGAGCTGGTAGCCATCGCCGTGGTGGCCGGGCTGATCCTGGCCATCCCGCTGGGCATCGCCCGCTCCTCGCGCCACTGGTATGTACGCGCCGTGCCGTTCAGCTACATCTTCTTCTTCCGCGGTACGCCGCTGCTGGTGCAGCTGTTCCTGGTCTATTACGGCCTGGCGCAATTCGACGTGGTGCGTTCGAGTTCGCTGTGGCCTTACCTGCGCGATCCGTTCTGGTGCACGGTGCTGACCATGACCCTGCACACCGCCGCCTACATCGCCGAGATTTTGCGCGGTGCGCTGCAGTCGATCCCCAAGGGTGAGATCGAGGCGGCACGGGCGCTGGGCATGTCGCGTGGCAAGACGCTGTTCTACATCATGCTGCCGCGCGCCGCGCGCATCGGCCTGCCGGCGTACAGCAACGAAGTGATCCTGATGCTCAAGGCCAGCGCCCTGGCCAGTACCGTGACCCTGCTGGAACTGACCGGCATGGCCCGTACCATCATTGCCCGCACCTACCTGCCGGTAGAAATCTTCTTTGCCGCCGGGGTGTTCTACCTGGTGATCTCGTTCGTGCTGGTGCAGGGCTTCAAGCTGCTGGAGCGCTGGCTGCGTGTGGATGCGTGCCAAGGCCGCTGA
- a CDS encoding ABC transporter permease, which yields MNIDLHGFGPAMMAGTLMTVKLALCALLLGLVLGLLGALAKTSSVKPLQWLGGFYSTLVRGVPELLWVLLIYFGTVGLMNSLGEALNMPGLELSAFAAGVIALGLCFGAYATEVFRGAILAIPKGHREAGLALGLSKGRILSRIILPQMWRIALPGLGNLFMILMKDTALVSVIGLEEIMRHAQIGVTVTKEPFTFYMVAACIYLSLTIIAMTGMHFMEKRAARGFARAV from the coding sequence ATGAATATCGACCTGCACGGATTCGGTCCGGCCATGATGGCCGGCACCCTGATGACCGTAAAACTGGCGCTTTGCGCCTTGCTGCTGGGCCTGGTTTTGGGCCTGCTCGGCGCCCTGGCCAAGACTTCCTCGGTCAAGCCACTGCAATGGCTTGGCGGCTTCTATTCGACCCTGGTGCGCGGCGTGCCCGAACTGCTGTGGGTCCTGCTTATCTACTTTGGCACCGTAGGCTTGATGAACAGCCTCGGTGAGGCCCTGAACATGCCGGGCCTGGAGCTCAGCGCCTTCGCGGCGGGCGTGATTGCCCTGGGCCTGTGCTTTGGCGCCTATGCCACCGAAGTGTTCCGTGGCGCGATCCTGGCGATCCCCAAGGGCCACCGCGAAGCCGGCCTGGCACTGGGCCTGTCCAAGGGCCGCATCCTGTCGCGGATCATCCTGCCGCAGATGTGGCGCATCGCCCTGCCCGGCCTGGGCAACCTGTTCATGATCCTGATGAAGGACACCGCACTGGTGTCGGTGATCGGCCTGGAAGAAATCATGCGCCACGCGCAAATCGGCGTGACCGTGACCAAGGAGCCGTTCACCTTCTACATGGTCGCGGCCTGCATCTACCTGAGCCTGACCATCATCGCCATGACCGGCATGCACTTCATGGAAAAACGCGCCGCTCGCGGCTTTGCGAGGGCCGTGTAA
- a CDS encoding ABC transporter substrate-binding protein yields MHTYKKFLLAAAATLVMSANAMAAEKLRMGIEAAYPPFNNKDASGNVVGFDKDIGDALCAKMKVECSVVTSDWDGIIPALNAKKFDFLVSSLSITDERKQAVDFTDPYYSNKLQFIAPKNVDFKTDKASLKGKVIGTQRATLAGTWLEDNYGDTVEIKLYDTQENAYLDLVSGRIDGILADKYVQYEWLKSKDGSNFEFKGEPVMDSDKIGIAVRKGDDKLRNDLNKALAEIKADGTYKKINDKYFPFSIE; encoded by the coding sequence ATGCACACTTACAAGAAGTTTCTCCTGGCAGCCGCTGCCACGCTGGTGATGTCGGCCAACGCCATGGCCGCAGAAAAACTGCGCATGGGTATCGAAGCCGCCTACCCACCGTTCAACAACAAGGATGCCAGCGGTAACGTGGTCGGCTTCGACAAGGACATCGGCGACGCCCTGTGCGCCAAGATGAAAGTCGAATGCTCGGTCGTCACCTCGGACTGGGACGGCATCATCCCGGCGCTGAATGCCAAGAAGTTCGACTTCCTGGTGTCGTCGCTGTCGATCACTGACGAGCGCAAGCAGGCAGTGGACTTCACCGACCCGTACTACTCCAACAAGCTGCAGTTCATCGCGCCGAAGAACGTCGACTTCAAGACCGACAAGGCCTCGCTCAAGGGCAAGGTGATCGGCACCCAGCGCGCCACCCTGGCCGGCACCTGGCTGGAAGACAACTACGGCGATACCGTAGAGATCAAGCTGTACGACACCCAGGAAAACGCCTACCTGGACCTGGTCTCCGGTCGCATCGACGGCATCCTGGCCGACAAGTACGTGCAGTACGAGTGGCTGAAGAGCAAGGACGGCTCGAACTTCGAGTTCAAGGGCGAGCCGGTGATGGACAGCGACAAGATCGGCATTGCCGTGCGCAAGGGCGACGACAAGCTGCGCAACGACCTGAACAAAGCCCTGGCAGAAATCAAGGCCGACGGTACGTACAAGAAGATCAACGACAAGTACTTCCCGTTCAGCATCGAATGA
- a CDS encoding ABC transporter ATP-binding protein: MAQATPALEIRNLHKRYGEQEILKGISLTARDGDVISILGSSGSGKSTLLRCINLLENPHQGEILVAGEALKLKAAKNGDLVAADNRQINRLRSEIGFVFQNFNLWPHMSILDNIIEAPRRVLGQSKAEAIEAAEALLNKVGIYDKRHSYPAQLSGGQQQRAAIARTLAMKPKVILFDEPTSALDPEMVQEVLNVIRALAEEGRTMLLVTHEMSFARHVSSEVVFLHQGLVEEQGSPQQVFENPTSARCKQFMSSHR, translated from the coding sequence ATGGCTCAGGCCACGCCCGCGCTGGAAATCCGCAACCTGCACAAACGCTACGGCGAGCAGGAAATTCTCAAGGGCATTTCGCTGACCGCACGCGACGGTGACGTGATCTCCATCCTGGGGTCGTCCGGCTCCGGCAAGTCCACCCTGCTGCGCTGCATCAACCTGCTCGAGAACCCGCACCAGGGCGAAATCCTGGTCGCTGGTGAAGCGCTCAAGCTCAAGGCCGCCAAGAACGGCGACCTGGTCGCCGCCGACAATCGCCAGATCAACCGCCTGCGCAGCGAGATCGGCTTCGTCTTCCAGAACTTCAACCTGTGGCCACACATGTCGATCCTCGACAACATCATCGAGGCGCCACGCCGCGTACTGGGGCAGAGCAAGGCCGAGGCCATCGAAGCCGCCGAAGCGCTGCTGAACAAGGTCGGCATCTACGACAAGCGCCACAGCTACCCCGCCCAGCTTTCCGGTGGCCAGCAACAGCGCGCCGCCATTGCCCGTACCCTGGCCATGAAGCCCAAGGTCATCCTGTTCGACGAGCCAACTTCGGCGCTCGACCCGGAAATGGTCCAGGAAGTGCTAAACGTTATCCGCGCATTGGCCGAAGAAGGCCGTACCATGCTGCTGGTGACGCACGAGATGAGCTTTGCCCGCCATGTGTCCAGTGAAGTCGTCTTCCTGCACCAGGGCCTGGTCGAAGAGCAGGGATCGCCGCAGCAGGTGTTCGAGAACCCGACCTCGGCGCGTTGCAAGCAATTCATGTCCAGCCACCGTTAA
- the gabP gene encoding GABA permease has product MSGNNSNDLAQGLKQRHVTMLSIAGVIGAGLFVGSGHAIAAAGPAVLLAYAAAGTLVVLVMRMLGEMAVASPDTGSFSTYADRAIGRWAGFTIGWLYWWFWVLVIPLEANAAAAILHAWFPAVDLWAFSLVITLALTLTNLCSVKNYGEFEFWFALLKVLAIIGFIAVGCAALFGFVPSSQVSGASHLFDTQGFMPNGLGAVLAAMLTTMFSFMGTEIVTIAAAESKDPGKQISRATNSVIWRICLFYLVSIFLVVALVPWNDPALAETGSYQTVLSRIGVPNAKLIVDIVVLIAVTSCLNSALYTSSRMLFSLSKRGDAPAIAQRTTKSATPHVAVLLSTAAAFLCVFANFVAPAQVFEFLLASSGAIALLVYLVIAVSQLRMRAQREARGEKITFKMWLFPGLTWATIAFIVAILVVMALREDHRAEIIATALLSIGVVAAGLLVHRKREAAGRVALDN; this is encoded by the coding sequence ATGAGCGGTAACAATTCCAATGACCTCGCTCAGGGGCTCAAACAACGGCATGTGACCATGCTGTCCATCGCTGGCGTCATCGGTGCCGGCCTTTTCGTTGGCTCCGGCCACGCCATTGCCGCTGCCGGGCCTGCCGTGCTGCTGGCTTACGCTGCCGCCGGTACTCTGGTCGTACTGGTGATGCGCATGTTGGGTGAAATGGCGGTCGCCTCGCCTGACACCGGTTCGTTCTCCACTTATGCCGACCGCGCCATCGGGCGCTGGGCCGGCTTCACCATCGGCTGGCTGTACTGGTGGTTCTGGGTGCTGGTGATTCCGCTGGAAGCCAACGCCGCCGCAGCCATCCTGCATGCCTGGTTCCCTGCGGTTGACCTGTGGGCGTTCTCCCTGGTGATTACCCTGGCGCTGACCCTGACCAACCTGTGCAGCGTGAAGAACTATGGCGAGTTCGAGTTCTGGTTCGCCCTGCTCAAGGTCCTGGCGATCATCGGCTTCATCGCCGTGGGTTGTGCTGCCTTGTTCGGCTTCGTGCCAAGCAGCCAGGTCAGCGGTGCCAGCCACCTGTTCGACACCCAGGGCTTCATGCCCAATGGCCTGGGCGCGGTGCTGGCAGCCATGCTGACCACCATGTTCTCGTTCATGGGTACCGAAATCGTCACCATCGCCGCAGCCGAGTCGAAGGACCCGGGCAAGCAGATCAGCCGTGCTACCAACTCGGTCATCTGGCGTATCTGCCTGTTCTACCTGGTGTCGATCTTCCTGGTCGTGGCCCTGGTACCGTGGAACGACCCGGCGCTGGCCGAGACCGGTTCCTACCAGACCGTGCTGAGCCGCATCGGCGTGCCGAATGCCAAGCTGATAGTCGACATCGTCGTGCTGATCGCGGTAACCAGCTGCCTGAACTCGGCGCTGTACACCTCGTCGCGCATGCTGTTCTCGCTGAGCAAGCGCGGTGACGCCCCGGCCATCGCCCAGCGCACCACCAAGTCGGCGACCCCGCACGTGGCGGTACTGCTGTCCACCGCAGCGGCGTTCCTCTGCGTGTTCGCCAACTTCGTGGCCCCGGCCCAGGTGTTCGAGTTCCTGCTGGCAAGCTCCGGTGCCATTGCCCTGCTGGTGTACCTGGTGATTGCCGTGTCGCAGCTGCGCATGCGTGCCCAGCGTGAGGCCCGTGGCGAGAAGATCACCTTCAAGATGTGGCTGTTCCCGGGCCTGACCTGGGCGACCATCGCCTTCATCGTTGCCATTCTGGTGGTGATGGCGCTGCGTGAAGACCACCGCGCCGAAATCATCGCGACCGCGCTGCTGAGCATTGGTGTGGTGGCGGCGGGCTTGCTGGTACACCGCAAGCGTGAAGCTGCCGGGCGGGTGGCGCTGGATAACTGA